The Candidatus Thermoplasmatota archaeon genomic interval CCATTTTTCTTTAAACCATAAATAACATATGAACCAACTGTTGAGCCTTTACCACATGGGAAGACTAGTATCTTGTCCTTTATGTTTTTTCCTTCCAATGGATGACCCTTTTCAATCATCTTCCCTGTTTTTATATCAAAACTACCGTAGAAACCTATTGGTTCCTTTGAGACAATAGCAACACCTTTTGCTTTCCCTGGTGAAATTGTTCTTCCTTTCATGTTTGCACCTCAATAAGTTTGTTTATATCAGCAAAAAA includes:
- a CDS encoding DUF126 domain-containing protein — translated: MKGRTISPGKAKGVAIVSKEPIGFYGSFDIKTGKMIEKGHPLEGKNIKDKILVFPCGKGSTVGSYVIYGLKKNGVAPAGIINKETETIVATGVILAGIPCVDQIDIDKIKDGDTVFLDADNGIVEIK